The following proteins come from a genomic window of Musa acuminata AAA Group cultivar baxijiao chromosome BXJ1-7, Cavendish_Baxijiao_AAA, whole genome shotgun sequence:
- the LOC103992421 gene encoding uncharacterized protein At3g28850: protein MGCTGSKQLRRDSGRSPSPYSRSHSLPIRYAGAAGGRSGDGHNAVALSSTTLGSLVLDRGDLSSDDETMVKSATNLQMATAVIAKELGRARTWSEITDRRIPKTPTMTPPDDPEVINAWELMAGLEDASPLNLPPPAALDRSSSSHTSHDSRRSPPDSELSSGSSSPKPQWMQLSPGDSVIYDFDPEILSSFRQALDELSPQRQSYSIDQPIEPDNVEEEEEEEEEEMKKPSHARTRALEPAKGPPYQSHSIPQPPESEDEEEEVEEPSHARRRTVEPAERPHHQSNSIYQLPEPEEEEEVEKKLSHPRTRTAESVDSRQVPTHTSIVRARINEFQRKIDARKTNINANSAKVAPSSKCPPGGEGKVVLYFTSLRGIRKTFEDCWAVSMILKGYGVRVDERDVSLHAGFKEELIDILGPVYGGHRLPRIFADGNYLGGAEEVRHLHEAARLGKFLECCETMPSRGKGGSVISSCEGCGDVRFVPCETCWGSCKVYVEEEEDDVGGFRRCSDCNENGLVRCSLCC from the coding sequence ATGGGCTGCACGGGCTCGAAGCAGCTCCGACGGGACAGCGGGCGGAGCCCCAGTCCTTATTCTCGCAGCCACTCCCTTCCCATCCGTTATGCTGGCGCCGCCGGTGGCCGGTCCGGGGATGGCCACAACGCCGTCGCCCTCTCCTCCACCACTCTCGGCTCCCTGGTGCTCGACCGCGGCGACCTCAGCTCCGACGACGAGACGATGGTGAAGAGCGCCACCAACCTCCAGATGGCGACCGCCGTCATCGCGAAGGAGCTCGGCCGCGCCAGGACGTGGTCTGAGATTACCGACCGCCGGATCCCCAAGACCCCGACGATGACTCCGCCCGACGATCCCGAGGTCATCAACGCCTGGGAGCTCATGGCCGGCCTCGAGGACGCCAGCCCCCTCAACCTCCCCCCCCCTGCCGCCCTCgaccgctcctcctcctcccacaccTCGCATGACTCCCGTCGCTCGCCACCGGATTCCGAGCTTTCGAGTGGCTCGTCCTCGCCTAAACCGCAGTGGATGCAACTCAGCCCAGGGGACTCCGTCATCTACGATTTCGACCCGGAGATCTTGTCCTCCTTCCGTCAGGCCCTCGACGAGCTGTCGCCGCAGCGTCAATCCTATTCCATCGATCAGCCTATTGAGCCCGACaacgtggaggaggaggaggaggaggaagaagaagagatgaaGAAGCCATCTCATGCAAGAACACGAGCATTAGAACCCGCCAAGGGGCCACCGTATCAGTCCCATTCCATTCCTCAGCCTCCCGAGtctgaagacgaggaggaggaggtagaGGAGCCATCTCATGCAAGAAGACGAACAGTAGAGCCTGCCGAAAGACCACATCATCAATCCAATTCCATCTATCAACTTCCCGagcctgaggaggaggaggaggtggagaagaagCTATCTCATCCAAGAACACGAACAGCAGAGTCCGTCGACAGCCGCCAAGTTCCAACACACACCAGCATTGTCCGAGCAAGGATCAACGAGTTCCAACGAAAGATCGACGCTAGGAAGACCAACATCAACGCCAATTCGGCAAAGGTGGCGCCTTCCTCCAAATGCCCGCCCGGCGGTGAGGGGAAGGTCGTCCTCTACTTCACCAGCCTCCGTGGGATACGGAAGACCTTCGAGGACTGCTGGGCCGTCAGCATGATACTGAAAGGCTACGGTGTTCGCGTCGACGAAAGAGACGTGTCGTTGCATGCAGGATTCAAGGAAGAGCTAATCGACATACTGGGGCCGGTGTACGGCGGCCATAGGCTGCCGAGGATCTTCGCCGATGGGAATTACCTGGGCGGGGCAGAGGAGGTGCGGCACCTGCACGAGGCGGCGCGACTGGGCAAGTTCTTGGAGTGCTGCGAGACGATGCCATCGCGGGGGAAAGGAGGCAGCGTCATATCGTCCTGCGAGGGGTGCGGCGACGTCAGGTTCGTGCCCTGCGAGACGTGCTGGGGGAGCTGCAAGGTGtacgtggaggaggaagaagacgacgtCGGAGGGTTCCGGAGGTGCTCCGACTGCAACGAGAACGGGCTCGTGCGGTGCTCGCTGTGCTGTTGA
- the LOC135584726 gene encoding F-box/kelch-repeat protein SKIP11-like yields MLESQSFLISRALPSSCEQESKLAYMTYHLLEITTNKRPTIVESFELNEAAMIKKAKSADDLGPPFQEEKALPLDESNYNGQHSDTNSLIGQIGCDMSIKCLLHCSRSDYGALASLNRAFNSLFRTGELYKLRRQTGIIEHWVYFSCNILEWEAYDPYCGHWITLPKMPQNDFFMRSDKESLAVGTELLVFGRDYTSRIAHIVLRYSILTNSWSQGIEMNSPRCLFGSASFGEVAIVAGGVDAQNTILSSAELYNSETQTWVTLPSMNKPRKMCSGVFMDNKFYVIGGMRSPTELLTCGEEYDTERHSWRVIPNMSLGLNGPSGAPPLVAVVNNELYAADYAEKEVRKYDKENNSWVTLGRLPERPDSVNGWGLAFRACGDRLLVIGGPRVLGGGMIELNSWTPRDGPPEWKLIARKHCGSFVYNCAVMGC; encoded by the coding sequence ATGTTGGAGAGCCAGTCGTTTTTGATCTCCAGAGCATTGCCGAGCTCCTGTGAGCAAGAATCGAAATTGGCTTACATGACTTACCATCTCCTTGAGATCACTACCAACAAACGCCCTACGATCGTGGAATCTTTCGAGCTAAATGAAGCTGCTATGATAAAGAAGGCTAAATCTGCAGACGACCTGGGACCTCCCTTTCAGGAAGAAAAAGCATTGCCTCTTGATGAATCCAATTATAATGGCCAGCACTCTGATACAAATTCTCTTATTGGTCAAATCGGCTGCGACATGTCTATAAAGTGTCTCCTTCACTGCTCTCGGTCGGACTATGGTGCCCTTGCATCGCTGAACCGGGCTTTCAATTCCCTGTTCCGGACTGGTGAGCTCTACAAGCTACGGCGGCAGACTGGGATCATCGAGCACTGGGTGTACTTCTCCTGCAACATACTTGAGTGGGAAGCATATGATCCCTATTGTGGGCACTGGATTACTCTTCCAAAAATGCCTCAGAATGATTTCTTCATGCGCTCTGATAAGGAATCGCTGGCTGTGGGCACCGAGCTCCTCGTTTTTGGGAGGGACTACACCTCTCGTATTGCCCATATAGTGCTGAGGTATAGCATTCTGACGAATTCTTGGTCCCAAGGTATTGAAATGAACTCCCCTAGGTGCTTGTTTGGATCCGCCAGCTTTGGCGAAGTAGCTATCGTTGCCGGTGGTGTAGATGCTCAAAATACTATATTGAGTTCTGCAGAGCTCTATAATTCTGAGACGCAAACGTGGGTAACACTTCCTAGTATGAATAAACCAAGGAAAATGTGTTCAGGTGTCTTTATGGACAACAAGTTCTATGTGATTGGCGGAATGCGTAGCCCTACCGAATTGCTGACGTGCGGGGAAGAATATGATACGGAGAGACATAGCTGGAGGGTCATTCCAAATATGTCTCTAGGACTGAATGGTCCAAGTGGTGCACCTCCATTGGTGGCAGTAGTCAATAATGAGCTATATGCAGCTGATTATGCAGAAAAGGAGGTCAGGAAGTATGACAAGGAGAATAACTCTTGGGTCACTCTTGGAAGATTGCCTGAGAGACCAGATTCAGTGAACGGTTGGGGTCTAGCTTTTCGGGCTTGTGGTGATCGACTCCTAGTGATCGGTGGACCGAGGGTGCTTGGAGGAGGGATGATTGAACTAAATTCATGGACACCGAGAGATGGACCTCCAGAGTGGAAACTGATTGCTAGGAAGCACTGTGGAAGCTTTGTGTATAACTGTGCTGTAATGGGCTGCTGA
- the LOC103992423 gene encoding protein-tyrosine sulfotransferase isoform X4, with amino-acid sequence MVTHDDYSLLSKLPKDRTSVVTIFRDPVDRVFSTYEFSVEVAARFLGHPNLTSATKMPGQIRRKSRGVSTLDIWPWKYLVPWMRQDLFARQNGVQRDTRELGRPKKIKEITNPYDVEEIVMPLHEFINDPMAHEIIHNGATFQVAGLTNNSYTVDSHDVRNCVQKHPELGHFVLEVAKRRLNHMLYVGLTEEHKKSATMFAKLVGAQVLSQSEALNSDFKQAISNKTESTSFPDPKAKGSNQFEGSTNIRKDSEVPSPTHFEPTRENMSVGTLMEIYESCISTLRKSQASRRTMSLKRVAPVNFSKQARVSVPMTVLQQIQYLNNLDVELYKHAQNIFMLQQKHLMQNAEDIFVQPDGDLMAEVEPQKAASGSFYRCLPWRLFLAIALLMIIVLIVLATTTSRRTEKLKI; translated from the exons ATGGTTACTCATGATGACTATAGTTTGCTGTCCAAACTGCCTAAGGATAGGACCTCAGTTGTAACAATCTTTAGGGATCCAGTTGATCGAGTGTTCAGCACATATGAGTTTTCTGTGGAAGTCGCAGCTagatttcttggtcatccaaattTAACTTCAGCAACCAAGATGCCTGGACAAATACGCCGCAAGTCTCGTGGTGTCAGTACATTGGATATATGGCCATGGAAATATCTAGTTCCTTGGATGAGACAGGACCTGTTTGCCCGG CAAAATGGTGTACAGAGGGATACTAGAGAACTTGGGAGAcctaaaaagataaaagaaatcaCCAATCCCTATGACGTGGAAGAGATTGTCATGCCCCTACATGAGTTCATTAATGATCCCATGGCTCATGAGATCATTCACAACGGAGCAACGTTTCAA GTAGCAGGACTAACGAACAACTCATATACGGTAGATTCACATGATGTGCGTAATTGTGTACAGAAACACCCAGAACTTGGCCATTTTGTACTTGAAGTTGCAAAG CGTAGGTTGAATCATATGCTATATGTTGGCCTCACTGAAGAGCACAAGAAATCTGCCACCATGTTTGCTAAATTGGTTGGAGCACAAGTTCTCTCCCAGTCAGAAGCCTTGAACTCTGATTTCAAGCAGGCAATATCCAACAAAACTG AATCAACTTCTTTTCCAGATCCCAAAGCTAAGGGGTCAAACCAGTTTGAG GGTAGCACCAACATTAGAAAAGACAGTGAAGTTCCTTCTCCAACACATTTTGAACCGACAAGAGAAAAT ATGTCGGTTGGAACGTTGATGGAGATCTATGAATCATGCATTTCTACTTTACGAAAATCTCAAGCATCTCGCCGTACTATGTCTCTGAAAAGGGTTGCTCCTGTAAACTTCTCAAAGCAG GCACGCGTTTCTGTTCCTATGACGGTTCTGCAGCAAATCCAATATCTGAACAATCTTGATGTGGAACTTTACAAACATGCTCAAAATATATTCATGCTGCAGCAAAAACATCTCATGCAAAATGCTGAAGACATTTTTGTTCAACCAGATGGAGACCTGATGGCTGAAGTG GAACCGCAGAAGGCTGCTTCTGGCAGCTTCTACAGATGTTTACCATGGAGGCTCTTCTTAGCCATTGCGTTGCTAATGATTATCGTTCTTATCGTGCTGGCCACAACTACAAGCAGAAGAACCGAAAAACTTAAGATATAG